A single region of the Streptomyces sp. NBC_00425 genome encodes:
- a CDS encoding ABC transporter ATP-binding protein, with amino-acid sequence MISTSEVLTGTAVDLFYGATPAVKAADISLNRGEVSAITGQSGSGKSSLLYCLAGVLPVSRGEVRFEGRVLGELDDEELSALRRERFGFVFQYGELLPELTVEENTALPLRLAGQRKAPALAAAGEVLERLGLSDLRKRRPSQVSGGQSQRVAVARALVHKPAVVFADEPTGSLDSANAAAVLEEFLALARSQGTAVLLVTHDDQVAARADSRYIMCDGKIAAHIREVS; translated from the coding sequence ATGATTAGTACGTCAGAAGTTCTCACTGGAACGGCAGTTGACCTCTTTTACGGTGCAACCCCTGCTGTCAAGGCGGCTGACATCAGTCTGAACCGTGGCGAAGTCTCGGCTATCACTGGGCAGAGTGGCTCAGGTAAATCCTCGCTGTTGTATTGCCTTGCCGGGGTTCTGCCAGTGTCGCGTGGTGAAGTCCGGTTTGAGGGGCGAGTCCTTGGTGAACTCGATGATGAGGAACTCAGCGCCCTGCGTCGTGAACGCTTCGGGTTTGTGTTCCAGTATGGCGAACTGCTCCCGGAGCTCACCGTGGAGGAGAACACGGCCCTGCCTCTGCGGCTTGCCGGGCAGCGCAAAGCCCCGGCTCTTGCCGCTGCTGGTGAAGTCCTGGAGCGGCTCGGACTATCAGATCTGCGGAAGCGCAGGCCTTCACAGGTTTCAGGAGGGCAGAGTCAACGGGTCGCAGTCGCTCGTGCGTTGGTACACAAGCCAGCCGTGGTCTTTGCGGATGAGCCGACCGGATCACTTGACAGCGCCAATGCTGCAGCTGTGCTGGAGGAGTTCCTGGCCCTCGCTCGCTCACAGGGGACCGCCGTGCTGTTGGTCACACACGATGACCAAGTGGCAGCGCGTGCGGATAGTCGCTACATCATGTGTGACGGTAAAATCGCGGCCCATATTCGGGAGGTGTCGTGA